In Alkalispirillum mobile, the DNA window GGTGTGTATTACACGGTGTATTACACGGCCTGCCGGTTGAGCGTTTCCCGTGGGAAACGGTGGAGGGCAAAGATGTTGGATGAGCGACAGTCCCAGGTACGCGACCATACCCACGGCCCACTGCTGGTCCTTGCGGTCGCAGGGTCCGGCAAGACGACCAGCGTGATTCATCGAGCGGCCCATCGCGTCGGCGACGGTGTGCCGCCCGATGAGATGTTGCTGCTCACGTTTTCGCGCAAGGCGGCGGCCGAGATGCGTGATCGCCTTGGCGGCTTGCTTGATACTGTCAGTGGTCGTTCGGCTGCCACTGGCACAGGAGCCAAAGAGTATCGCCAGCGCGATGTGCGGATGACGGTGTATCACACGCTGCCAGGTCTGTTCAGTCGGTGTGAGGCCGGGCTCGGGTCCTGTGATCAAGCTCAGCGGAGGGGTTTTCACGCTCTTAGCTAATATACATGCGCCACGATTAGCACATCGGGTGCTAGGGTTCCGCCTTCCGCAGCTGGCGATAAACGGCATTGCGGTGGGCTACGCGGACGACGAGCGCGCGGAGGTCTTTCTCGACGCGTTTGTCGAACTCAATCGTCCAACTCAAGCCGGCGCCTCATTTCGTCCATAGAGACCGTTTCTCCGCT includes these proteins:
- a CDS encoding UvrD-helicase domain-containing protein; amino-acid sequence: MLDERQSQVRDHTHGPLLVLAVAGSGKTTSVIHRAAHRVGDGVPPDEMLLLTFSRKAAAEMRDRLGGLLDTVSGRSAATGTGAKEYRQRDVRMTVYHTLPGLFSRCEAGLGSCDQAQRRGFHALS